A genomic segment from Chitinophaga flava encodes:
- a CDS encoding GNAT family N-acetyltransferase, protein MIFLHDFRDLRTASTETLSSTFNEAFSDYIVPMHLTPSILEQKMKAENIQRAWSIGAFNGNELGAFILHGVDNNEHPTVLYNGGTGVIPAFRGQHLIQKMYEQFIPYYKQQGIRKILLEVISSNLPAIKAYTNSGFHKVRVFRCYKGVVNVHKTAPGINIRENNTPEWTLLSTFMDMEPSWSNMVSSIQRERPATSTWEAVFNGEVVGYISVNKESRRIRNIAVHPAFRRKGIANALLQYVAQELDGPMSIINIDEKNQEIGAFLEQAGLQYFLSQYEMAVEL, encoded by the coding sequence ATGATTTTTCTTCACGATTTCCGCGACTTACGCACAGCGTCTACAGAAACCCTGAGCAGTACCTTCAACGAAGCGTTCAGCGACTATATCGTGCCGATGCACCTCACTCCTTCCATCCTGGAACAAAAGATGAAAGCCGAAAACATACAACGGGCATGGTCTATCGGTGCCTTCAATGGTAATGAGCTGGGGGCCTTTATCCTGCATGGCGTAGATAACAATGAACACCCTACCGTATTGTACAACGGCGGCACCGGCGTAATCCCCGCTTTCCGCGGCCAACATCTGATTCAGAAAATGTATGAACAGTTTATTCCGTACTACAAACAACAGGGTATCCGGAAAATACTGCTGGAAGTAATCAGTTCCAACTTACCAGCTATCAAGGCTTATACTAACAGCGGCTTTCATAAGGTACGTGTTTTTCGTTGTTACAAAGGTGTTGTAAACGTTCACAAAACAGCACCGGGCATCAACATCCGGGAGAACAACACACCGGAGTGGACCCTATTAAGCACCTTTATGGATATGGAGCCCAGTTGGTCCAATATGGTTAGCAGTATACAACGGGAACGGCCAGCTACAAGCACCTGGGAAGCCGTATTCAACGGAGAAGTAGTGGGTTATATCAGTGTCAACAAAGAGAGCAGACGTATCCGCAACATAGCAGTACATCCGGCCTTCCGGCGCAAAGGTATTGCCAATGCCTTACTGCAGTATGTAGCACAGGAGCTGGACGGGCCTATGAGTATCATCAATATCGATGAAAAAAATCAGGAGATAGGCGCTTTCCTCGAACAAGCAGGACTGCAGTATTTTCTATCACAATATGAAATGGCTGTTGAGCTTTAA
- the fabD gene encoding ACP S-malonyltransferase, with the protein MKHAYVFPGQASQFPGMGKNLYDTNAKAKELFEQANEILGFRISDIMFTGTEEDLKQTKVTQPAVFLHAVIAFLSTEHSQPEMVAGHSLGEFSALVANGVLSFEEALRLVAIRANAMQKACEQQPSTMAVILGMEDAKVEEICAKVAAETNEVVVPANYNSPGQLVISGTLKAVETACAELKAAGAKRAMVLPVGGAFHSPLMESAREELKAAIEKAVFNTPACPVYQNVVAAAVTDPAQIKQNLIDQLTGPVKWSQSVLAMVADGAGEFTEVGPGKVLQGLVQKIAKEVTVNGIS; encoded by the coding sequence ATGAAGCATGCATATGTATTTCCCGGACAGGCGTCACAGTTTCCGGGTATGGGCAAAAACCTGTATGACACCAATGCAAAAGCAAAAGAATTATTTGAACAAGCTAATGAGATACTGGGTTTCCGTATCTCCGATATCATGTTCACCGGCACAGAAGAAGATCTGAAACAAACCAAAGTTACCCAGCCGGCGGTATTCCTGCATGCTGTTATCGCTTTCCTCTCCACCGAACATTCCCAGCCTGAAATGGTAGCGGGCCACTCTCTGGGTGAATTTTCCGCACTCGTTGCCAACGGTGTTTTATCTTTTGAAGAAGCGCTGCGCCTGGTAGCTATCAGGGCCAACGCTATGCAGAAAGCCTGCGAGCAGCAGCCTTCCACTATGGCCGTGATCCTTGGTATGGAAGATGCCAAAGTAGAAGAGATCTGCGCCAAAGTAGCTGCTGAAACCAATGAAGTAGTAGTACCAGCCAACTACAACAGTCCTGGCCAGCTGGTGATCTCCGGCACCCTCAAAGCAGTGGAAACTGCCTGCGCAGAACTGAAAGCTGCCGGTGCTAAAAGAGCGATGGTACTGCCGGTAGGTGGTGCATTCCACTCTCCGCTGATGGAATCTGCCAGGGAAGAACTGAAAGCTGCTATCGAAAAAGCCGTTTTCAATACACCTGCCTGCCCTGTATACCAGAACGTAGTAGCTGCTGCTGTAACAGATCCCGCACAGATCAAACAAAACCTCATCGACCAGCTGACCGGCCCGGTAAAATGGAGCCAGTCCGTATTAGCTATGGTAGCCGATGGCGCTGGTGAATTCACTGAAGTAGGCCCTGGTAAAGTGTTACAGGGACTGGTGCAGAAAATCGCAAAAGAAGTAACTGTAAACGGTATCAGCTAA
- a CDS encoding serine hydrolase domain-containing protein: MELTYLSRCLFWNIPKIDDYKRFTNASISKGGTVLPLAQAPEKMPQRPVSWKFRGQPREGQLSELLASTGSTACIVLQHGEILYEQYFNGYQRNSINTSFSAAKSMTSVLTGIAIAEGAIHAVEDPVARYLTDFNKTGYDQITISHLLQMCSGLEYKEGVFPWTDDARVYYGLRLREQALRARLIETPGSTYHYNNYNLLLLGMILEKATGQPVPAYFSEKIWQHIGAEADASWSMDSRHSGFAKMESGFNALAIDFARFGQLCLQNGQINGQTIIPASWLHESTSAPIHTADNTRYLSRMVPPLCKWAGSPHGYYKYLWWGYQTDPHNFDYFALGVKGQLIYISPRKQAVIVRFGKKWGDIDWWPELLKQLADSLA; encoded by the coding sequence ATGGAACTCACTTACCTCAGCCGCTGCCTGTTCTGGAACATCCCGAAGATCGACGATTACAAGCGTTTCACCAACGCTTCCATCTCTAAAGGAGGTACTGTCCTGCCTTTGGCACAGGCCCCGGAAAAAATGCCACAGCGCCCCGTTTCCTGGAAGTTCAGGGGCCAGCCCCGGGAAGGGCAGCTCAGCGAACTGCTCGCCTCCACCGGTTCTACCGCCTGTATCGTGCTACAGCACGGGGAAATATTATACGAACAGTATTTCAACGGCTACCAGCGGAACTCCATCAATACCTCCTTTTCTGCAGCCAAATCCATGACTTCCGTACTCACCGGCATTGCTATTGCGGAAGGCGCCATCCATGCTGTAGAAGATCCCGTAGCCCGTTATCTTACAGATTTCAACAAAACAGGATATGACCAGATCACCATTTCGCATTTGCTGCAGATGTGTTCCGGATTGGAATATAAAGAGGGCGTGTTTCCCTGGACCGATGATGCCAGGGTATATTATGGCCTGCGGCTACGTGAGCAAGCACTCCGGGCCAGACTCATAGAAACACCCGGAAGCACTTATCATTACAACAACTACAACCTGCTGCTGCTGGGCATGATACTGGAAAAGGCCACCGGACAGCCCGTACCAGCCTATTTCAGCGAAAAGATATGGCAGCATATCGGCGCCGAAGCCGATGCCTCCTGGAGTATGGATAGCCGCCATTCCGGGTTTGCCAAGATGGAAAGCGGGTTCAATGCCCTCGCCATCGACTTCGCCCGCTTCGGACAACTCTGTCTGCAAAACGGTCAAATCAATGGTCAAACGATCATTCCTGCATCCTGGTTACATGAATCCACCAGTGCCCCCATCCATACTGCAGACAACACCCGATACCTTTCCCGTATGGTGCCTCCGTTGTGCAAATGGGCCGGAAGTCCGCATGGATATTACAAATACTTATGGTGGGGATACCAAACGGATCCTCATAATTTTGACTATTTTGCATTAGGCGTAAAAGGCCAGCTGATTTATATCTCTCCCCGCAAACAGGCTGTGATTGTACGCTTTGGCAAAAAATGGGGAGATATTGACTGGTGGCCGGAGTTACTGAAACAACTGGCCGATTCACTTGCATAA
- a CDS encoding GNAT family N-acetyltransferase has product MEDITLRVARKEDCRRLLELIHELAEYEKAPQEVTVSLAHFEEAGFGSNPVWKAFVATTQEDGKELIVGFALYYVRYSTWKGCRMYLEDLLVTEKWRGKGVGKILFDQLIVEAKEKKFSGILFQVLEWNTPAINFYKKYATKFDPEWINVSIELS; this is encoded by the coding sequence ATGGAAGATATAACGTTAAGGGTTGCACGAAAAGAAGATTGTCGCCGTTTGCTGGAACTGATCCATGAACTGGCCGAATATGAAAAAGCACCCCAGGAAGTAACAGTCAGCCTGGCACATTTTGAAGAAGCAGGCTTTGGATCTAACCCCGTATGGAAAGCATTTGTAGCTACCACACAGGAAGATGGTAAAGAACTTATCGTGGGTTTTGCCCTGTATTATGTTCGTTATTCTACCTGGAAAGGTTGCCGCATGTACCTCGAAGATCTTCTGGTCACCGAAAAATGGCGTGGCAAAGGAGTGGGTAAAATACTGTTCGATCAACTCATCGTGGAAGCAAAGGAAAAAAAGTTCAGCGGCATTCTTTTTCAGGTACTGGAATGGAATACACCGGCGATCAATTTCTACAAAAAATACGCTACCAAATTTGATCCTGAATGGATCAATGTCAGCATTGAATTATCATAA